The Opisthocomus hoazin isolate bOpiHoa1 chromosome 2, bOpiHoa1.hap1, whole genome shotgun sequence genomic interval CATCCCAGAAGACTGAGAAAAGGACAAGATAGATTAATGATGATGTTTGCCATTACATCAACTCAGAAAAATTTCAAGGTCTTGTTCACGCTTCAGAACATGGAGTTTGTCTGTAGGTACCAGGAGGATCCCTCCTCCTGTGGTATAAGGTGTTTTGTGAACCAGTAAGCATCAGTCATCTTTTTGTACCCTTCTCCCCTCTTACACCAGCTATCACATGTTCAAATGCCTGACACCAATTCATTTTGGATACTTATTGAAAACACTGAATACAGACTTCCTCTGTACTGCAGTTACATTCTGAAAAGTGATTATTTCAAATAGTAATGTCCTAGTCAGAAAAATCTATTCTGAGATAATACCCTTGTGCATTACCGAGGTTTTCCACTAAAAAgtaaatggggagaaaaaaaacccaacctattAATGCTtttactaacacagaaaaatcagtATGGCTATGAACATGACGTTGGGTCATGGCTCATACACCACGTGCTTGTGAACCTCTGTTGAAATAACATGACCGAAATAAAGAGTGTACCTATTCTGCTTTGCCTTGTCTAGCCCTCATATATTTAGAGGAACAGCAATGGATCTGACCAGTCTATATTGTAAGTCAGTCAGCCTGTACTGTCAGTAACCACATGTAAGGCAGAATAAGTACATAAGCAGTTTCCTGGTGAGACTGTagaactggcaggcagaaaaacagACAGCGTTTGTTAACAGAGCAAATTGGGTTAGAAATTGCCTGGACACAAATCAGGAATGAGAAGCTACAGTTTTCACTAACTCAACTAACAGATAACTCGGGGGGCATTTTTTCAGTTTAAGTTatttaacagtgatttttttttagctatttatGTCAAGATAGACATTTGAAAAAGCTCACCATGGaaatgacagagagagacaaGATGGGCAATGTCTGCTGACTTCAACCAATTGTGATATTTTAACCTCCTTTCCAGCGCTGACCTCCTTTGCCTCCTGTCTAATGTTTTGCCTCTACTCTATTACCTAAGAACTTCATTACCTAATGCAGCAGGCGAACTGATGAATGTTGCAGATCCTGCACGTACTGCTTCCTTCACCCtagaaaatacagttattttcaAGGCATGTTTGCTCTTTGAAGATGTTCATGCAGACAGTGAGGTCTAGTAATAAGATTAACTCTGCTCAACCAAAACGGCTGTCAGCTGAGCAGACGGATTAACAAGATCATCTCACATGTTGCATGGCATCTTCTTCCTTGCTAATTCCAAACAGCAATTTCTAAGACTAAACACGCTATAAAGACAAGCTGAAAGGGTAAGAAACAACAGCTTAAAACATTGTATTTCCCAGGCAAAATAAAATCACACAGAACAATGTAAATGTTCCTATTTGTAGGTGAGGGGCTGCTCCATCAGTGAGGGTCAAAATCCCTTCCACGTCCCAGATACATTTCTTTAACTGACTTTTCTTACCTCGAAGTAGGAAGACATAATCAGCAGACCTGAACGATCCATCAGCGAGAAGCAGCTTTGTTAGAGCACTGTTCAGTCTGGCAGGGACTAAGTTAGAACCAGCTTCAATGTATCTTCACCACATTGTAGTTAGAAACCCACACAATGCCCACATTTACTCTGGTGCAGCTATTGTAACCACAGAGATCCTCTTCCCGTTTCATTCTCCTACTGAATTACCAGACTAACCGTACCCAATCACTTCCTGATGCAGCCACGGCCGCACATCAAAGCTCCCTTTCTCTCACCAGTCAGTCTAACAGGTACCTCAAACCTGCGTCCTACGGGATGTACAGGTCACATGGTTGAAGTATGAAAAGACACAGCAAGGCAAAGAGGGCCCAGCTGTGCTCTTTACAACATTTTGTTCAAAGGTGAGTCCAATTTTTTCCCACACTACAACAGTGCCCAAGACTCAGGGCTGCAGCGTACCATGCTGGCTGAGTAGGAGAGTAAAACATTCGTGTGGTGTCTTTCTCAAGATACCAGTCAAAGGCTACCACTTCAGCTTGCACCAGTGGATGGAGAAGTTATTGCAGCTTACACTGTCAGAGAAACCAGCCCACCCATGAATCTGTTGTTAGATTCACAGGCTCTCACGCTTAGCAGTCTTTCAGCAGAGGAAGACAAGCCTCCAGCTGCTTTGCtttagggaaaaataaaactgttctaCAATTCAAACAGCAAATAGTTTTCATTTATCTTAGAGACTCTGATTGCATAAAGGTTCTCTGAGAATAAATGAAATTTACACTAtgacagcagcagagaaggagctTAATTACAGTGACAATATAACTCAATCTAGCCAATGTTCTCATTTACTGTGCCAAAGACTTCCCTCTCAACTTTCATGCTTGGACTAGACCCAAGCAGCAAGAAAACCATAAACCCCCAGCTTATAATGGTCTCACAAGGCACTTTACCATCAATAAGTTGTACATGAAGCATATGTCACTACAAATTCTTACATTCATGGAGGGAATCCGCCAGATGAAGACAACTTTAGGGTTTACAGATGAATTATGTTAATTTTCACTGTATGATCATCACCTGCTCCTATTAATTCAGATACTACTACAGAAAGCTCAACATGAAGTCCCAACTTTTTAAATGGTCAACAGGGTGTACTAACATATTATCTGTTGATAACAGCTACTTACTCCACAGTACCGATCATCACTGAATATCTGTGGTGGCAGTGGATTGCCTTGCGCGGGCTGCCTATCTTCAGGAATGTTTTTATACATCCATTGTCTTTTCTCCTCCGACATTGTGATATCCACTTCTTCAAACTCTATGCGATTGGCTTCCAGAAACCTCACCACATCTTGTTGCCTCTTCTTTATctacatgaaagaaagaaaaaagaaaacaatgctcAGAGCAAGTCCACCATAATCCAGCCATGCTTGCAAACCTGAGAACATTCCTCCTCTCTTGTCCCACTTTCACAGGATGGGAAGTCACAAACTCAGGAAGACAAaggagaaaacattatttttttagttttaaatctgtaaaagttaaacactgttatttctTTACAAGTTGGCAAAGGTTATACTTCCTCCCCTCATTTCTAGAAGGCTGTCTCTTTAGTTCAACGTGGGGGAACGTGTGGGAACATCAGCCTTTACTCtctaaaaaagctttaaaaaaaaaaacaactgtatgAGACTCTTCAGAAGTTGGAGTTAAAAGAGGTAGCTTGTTTTCCAAATCACTAGGGCCTACATTTTTAAAGTATACAGGCACCTAGAAATGCAAGGTAAGCACCCTGGCAAGCCGCAGAAGAATCTACTCCTGTAAGTGCTCACTGAAATAAACATGTTGGtacatcttaaaaaaacccccaccccagctacacatatttttgttttcctagacACTTGCgcatcttttaaaaatgcagcttGATGGTTTCCTGAACAAGGCTTGCTGAATCTTTAATTAAGAATGTCTGTCTGCATAACACAGATGTCTAAAAATAAGCATGATCTCATCTCTTGGAAACTAACTTCattgcaaaaaaaatgaaaatgcgtGAGTATGGGGTTTCTGCCCCTCAAGACAACTATCATCTTCATACAAAAGCCTAAAAGAGGTAGAACACTGGCAGTTTTTAGCTCACTGTAGCTAACTAAGATCAACCCGTAACAGCTCGCTGGGCTTCAAGCAGATACACTCAGGTAAGACTACTTCTCCCTCAAACAGGACTTCATATCAAGATAGCAATCTTTGAAATGAAAGTCTGCAGGGCTGAGGAAAGCTACCTGGGCTCATTCAGCCAGGTCTGCTCTGCATTCTCTTTAGTGCATACTGTACTTATTGCATGTACTTAATGAAATtaattctttcagaaaagaaCTATAAATTATACGCTGTATTTTTTACAGCTATCATCAAGAGcactatttgaagaaaaaaaccacagctttAATAATTTTACAGTATTCCTGGAGTGTCAGATCCACGGAGTTGCTGACTGGCATCAAGCCCAGCTGGATGAATCATGCCTGTGGGTATCATATGACCTAGATACTATTTGAAAATCAGAGGATTTTTAAAGTGCATGTTCTTCTAGGTGTTCTTGTCACGCAGCTCATTCTGTCTACCTAAAAGCACCACAGAAATACATGACTTTTGGCGATAATGCTGACGGAATTACTGTTTCCTTGAAATAAGAGGTTGCCATCCCAAGAAACTGCAAAGACAAAGCTCTTAAATGACTCGTTTCTTTCTTAAGAAGTGGGCTGCATAGTAAGTTTGTGTCTCAGCATcttattcttttcccttttcttacatatagtggtggggtttttttaggtatATGTGGAAGGATCACTTCTTCATACAGAAGGCAGCTCCTAAAATTGTGTGCCAATAATGCATTATCAACAATAGCAGAATTaccacatcatcatcatcactgctGGTACTGAAGACAACATGCCTTTTACTATCTTCCTAAAAATTGCAAAGACAAATTCTATTGTCAATGtagaagcagaagacaaaaatattttcctctttcgccaaaaaaagctgtaaaagaaGCCCAAAAGAGACAGAGACTGAAAtattcttaataaaaatattaagttttcatttcaaaaacaGAATTGAGACAGAAATGAGAtgtctaaaacaaaacaaacagaaatgagaTGTCAAAAATGTGTGGGTGAGGTAATTTCCTTATAGTGGAGTACTGCTAAAAACAACATGAATTCTCTCCGACGGCATTGAGCAGCTGCACTGGTCAGAGCAACCAGCAAACTACTTGGTGCCTAGGCCAGTTCTCTGACCCTGAGGCCAAATGGCATCATCTGGCCAAGTCTGTTAAACCCGCACCCTCTCAGGGTGGCTGCATGCAAACTGTACATTGGGAATGATCCCTGGCGCGCTGCAACATCTAAATCACGGCCATGAGCTGTTTGTGAGACTGTCAGTTAGCCTTGGCCAAAGCTGTCCATGCCGGCAACCGCTCTTCTAACAGTTTCAGAGCACGAGACAGCTCCGTTGCTCAGGCCCAGGCCACGCGCCAGTACACACGTATCTGCATGTACCCATTTCCATCTGCTGTCTTCCAGTAGTCTGTACACTGGCACAAGTTTAACTGCAACTCAGATTTAATCACATCCCTAATATTTTATTGTTCACATCATGAGAATTCTCCCACATACCCACATTTCCTaatctctcctttttatttttataagacTAATTAAGATGTTGAAGTGAAATAAATTGTGGGATGTCTTTTTTAGCCAGAAGCCTTGCAATTCTCCACACAACATCTGCATGAGTTATCAGCTGTGGATGTGCCAGCTGCataaatttaaacaaaacaccctgaaaatTTTTAGCCCAAAAGTAGCATCTTCTCCTCCACCAAGTGATTTGATTCAAGCCTGTAAACGTAAACAAGAGCATTAGTTACATTAAAAATCCTGTTAAATTCTGCTATGTTTTTTAAGATGCTCAGAGCATCTGCCACAACAGAAGCCAGCTGATTATTCCCCAAGAAAACCACAGGACCTTTGTCTTCCTCTGCAACTGGATCTGTGCCGCAGGAGTGCGTCAGCCTCAGAATCCTGCCCGCAGCTCTCATCTGTTGTCACTCTGAGCTCTAAAAATTTCCAGTGTTCAACCACGTGAAACACCGAGCACAGACAACATGGCACGAAGAGCAGCGTCAGTTCTGCCTTCCTCACTAGCCCATGCAGAGGATCTGAGCCCCTGTCAAGAGCCCAGTAGAGACAAATACATCCTCATTTGACACACTACGGAGATGGATACTTTAATCCTCTTTGTGAAATTTAGCCTTGTACCTTGTTGCTTCCAAGGTTTCCAGAGTGTGACACAACTGAAAGGAACCTGAAAAGAGTATTAATATGATCAGAGATAGCATGTTCAGAAAAACTTGATTTGTGGCTATCTATACACCACTCTGGGAAAGCATCTGTATTCTTACAGGATAGACTGCTTTAgcatcaaaatattttggttttaatacACTCCAGCACACAAGAAGACACTGTGAGATATACCATCAAAATATATACCCATTTTGAAGTGTCCAAGGAAAACACATCCCCTACTTAATTTTGTATTCCATAAAGAGATCACAGCTTCCACATGCATCCTATTTATCTCATCTCAAACAGGCAGTTTGATgtggattattttaaaatttccttgCAGTCATGAAAGAGTATTAGCCATAAATACAACTAGAAACAGGAAATATCATCTCTTTTTGTTAAGCAGCCTAGTGGTTTGACTGAAATTGAATTAGTTTTCCTCATGCACTTGGAAACTTCTCTTTCTCATAGATAGCATGGTCATTGTTTGAGTTTAGTTCAAGAAGGAATGTAAGAACTTACTGATATCTTAGCCATTACCAGGGAAACCAAGGTCTTCCGAGGTTTCCTATCTGTCAGGTGTGGGGCAGCTAGGAAGGAGGGCACAGATGGACAGACCGTGACTGACATCCAGATTAATCAAttagagtattccataccatcagTGTCATGCTTTGTATATAACTGGAATCAGCTTTTCCGGCTCATCAGAACAGACCTTTTCAGGAGAACCGCTCCAGGCAGAACCGTCCCGATTCAGTTCTGTTTGAAGTCGGCCTTTGGGCATCCCTGCCTTTCTTGTCTCTTCGCGAGATCAGCGCTGGACCGGAGTGCTCTCTTCCCAAGACTGGCTGCTCGACACAGGCGGAATTCATGaggaattgcattttattttgtgtattagTAGTAGCATTATTAGTAGTATATTAGTACTATTTTGTTatttctattaaactgtctttatctcaacccatgagttttcccttttgtccatttctcctccccatcccgctgagggggaaggggagggctgagtgagcggctgcctggtgcttcgttgccagctggggttaaaccacgacaagcAGTGACACTGACTTTGAAACAAAATCCATGTCCCTCTACATAATATGATCCTAATCCATCTTTAACATGGTGAAGAAAACTCTGACAGAGCTAGCAGTTTACTATCTTAATACAATGTTTGTCTCCCATATTTTTAGCAGGCTGATTGTTTTCTGAACATGATTTCTCTGGGTTTGGTTTTactgttaatttttatttttattcacaaaAGTAAGACAGGGAAAAACTCCAGGAGACATCTCCATTTTATCCCAGTATTTAGAGCTGGTCTCCTTGTTaggattaaaaagcagaaaagtagGATGTCCATTTTGACATACAGAACTGCTAAAATGAGCAAATCACTTGTTCAGTAGCCCAACTTACAAAAGTCTATCTCAGCTAAAGTATCCTGGCTTTCACTGCTAGTTTGCATTTCTTTGTACTGATTTGCAACAGGTAACGGGAGGACACACCTTCAGGCTGCTTTGGAGAAATACTTCAAAGACATCCTCAGGCCAGGCCAGGTGGAACCACTGGGATTATCTGTTCCGACCTTGAGCATCCCCGAATTAATTCCTTTTAGGAGTAAAGAGTTTCTTTGGAttccctctcctgcctcccccctcAAGCTCCATTCCTGAACTGGTAACAGAGAACCTGCCAGCCTTTGTAAATTGTTCCCATAGTTAATTAACCACATTCACTTGAAATATTTGCTTGCTTCTGTTCAGAATTCACCTCACTTCCAGCTTTTGGCCACTTTTTATATCTTTGGCTAGACTGAAAACTCTTCTGTTATAAGATTTCTGTTTCCCACGCAGCTAATATGGGGCAGGAAACAGACCTCCCAGCTAACCTGAACAGTGATCTCCAGTAAAAAGTTAAATCCTATCACTCATTTAACAGCAGAATAAGGATGTTACTATCATAAATCAGGTCCAGACTGGAGCAGAAGTTTAGCAAAATCAGATCATATCCTCTATCCAAAATTCCCTGTAAGCTTCTCATCACTTCCAACAGGTCAcaatcttcttttttcccctctctatgTTTCCAGAACCTGTTTTCAGGTCTTCTGTACTAGAAAGGCTTGcctactgacagctgctgaacCAGAGGAGTTTATCATGTGGTCTCCCCATTACTAAATGGCAGCAGTATTTCATTATTCTGTACTATTTTAACCAAGATATTCAATACACTGCAAAAACATCACTAGTCCAGGATTTATCTAATCCAGACAGGATAAATGAGTATCACTTCTACTACACCGTAGGCAAGATAACTCAAGAAGCGGTATTAATAGAAACTGTGAAATAGCCACGATTAAAGAGAGCTTCTCTGCCTATTTCATTGGCCCAGTTAATACAAATGGGAC includes:
- the SH3BGRL2 gene encoding SH3 domain-binding glutamic acid-rich-like protein 2, with amino-acid sequence MVIRVFVASSSGSVAIKKRQQDVVRFLEANRIEFEEVDITMSEEKRQWMYKNIPEDRQPAQGNPLPPQIFSDDRYCGDYDGFFESKESNTVFSFLGLKPTLASKESEP